A genomic segment from Zygotorulaspora mrakii chromosome 1, complete sequence encodes:
- the PTC6 gene encoding type 2C protein phosphatase PTC6 (similar to Saccharomyces cerevisiae PTC6 (YCR079W); ancestral locus Anc_6.353): MGRTQPFIHLKPANLGASFGSRRWRFPTASGISGSNRTSRIDGARQNQASGQSESSLMLRVHLKKFPSVIGHSSSRVNRMYNEDSYSINMLKLPSLGQEMEFYRNGGIPEQENNSKKSVLNLSIFDGHGGKGRVSKLLAEYLHNAIVDSFPTQAQFYDLLLQYKNLIGGRYWERMFQNRDSFYDRFIRHCNTKQEQVLYGLDKSGSRMIFDKWGNIIDKTSLLNENERLRLYYAFLKFDLDYCCGFNDKEISPEQRLEKFPGGSTASSIFISSYDETLSFDESFFVEPNGLLKLVVTQVGDTKIILCDQNGIAHSLTKMHHANSSRETKRLKASSGFQTDSFGDTRFLNNFTNTRSFGDLTGKREGLSCEPDIYSYLIGDTMELPHSERSKLQFGGEECFICLITDGISDLASDQELTDLITSTVNMRGLKTASPQFVADEVIKYIMALGGKHADNATCLILRLSNWGNWPNIDRTGAIREEKLLAASQLDRTED; this comes from the coding sequence ATGGGAAGAACGCAGCCATTTATCCATCTGAAGCCTGCTAATCTGGGGGCGTCCTTCGGCTCGAGGAGATGGAGATTTCCAACTGCTAGTGGGATTAGCGGGAGTAACAGGACTAGCCGTATTGATGGTGCACGGCAAAACCAGGCTAGCGGCCAGTCGGAGAGTTCTTTGATGTTACGAGttcatttaaaaaaatttcctaGTGTTATCGGGCACAGTTCCAGCAGGGTCAACCGCATGTACAACGAAGATAGCTATTCTATCAATATGCTCAAGTTACCATCTCTAGGGCAAGAAATGGAGTTCTATCGTAACGGGGGGATTCCTGAGCAAGAAAACAACAGCAAGAAGTCGGTACTTAACTTATCCATTTTTGATGGTCACGGTGGGAAGGGGAGAGTCTCGAAGTTGCTGGCAGAATACTTACATAATGCAATCGTAGATTCCTTCCCGACACAAGCACAGTTTTACGATCTTCTATTGCAATATAAGAATCTCATAGGTGGCAGATACTGGGAGAGAATGTTCCAGAATAGGGATTCATTTTATGATAGGTTTATCAGACATTGTAATACAAAGCAAGAACAAGTTCTATATGGATTGGATAAATCTGGGTCAAGAAtgatttttgataaatgggGGAATATAATAGATAAAACAAGTCtgttgaatgaaaatgagagaCTGAGATTGTATTATGCTTTCTTAAAGTTCGATCTAGATTATTGCTGTGGGTTCAACGACAAGGAGATTAGTCCGGAACAGAGACTTGAGAAATTCCCTGGTGGTTCAACAGCTTCATCGATATTCATTTCCTCATACGACGAAACTCTGTCATTCGACGAATCTTTTTTCGTCGAACCCAACGGATTGCTAAAGCTTGTTGTTACCCAAGTAGGTGATACAAAAATCATTTTATGTGATCAAAATGGTATTGCTCACAGTTTGACCAAAATGCACCATGCAAACTCTTCGAGAGAAACCAAAAGATTGAAGGCCTCTTCCGGGTTCCAAACGGATTCTTTCGGTGACACCAGATTCTTGAATAACTTTACAAATACCAGATCTTTTGGTGACTTAACAGGTAAACGTGAGGGTCTTTCTTGCGAGCCAGACATCTATTCATACTTGATTGGAGATACTATGGAATTACCGCATTCTGAACGCTCCAAATTGCAGTTTGGCGGCGAGGAATGTTTCATATGTTTAATAACCGACGGTATCTCTGATTTGGCGTCGGATCAGGAGTTGACGGATCTCATAACTTCAACCGTCAACATGCGTGGTTTGAAGACAGCTTCCCCGCAGTTTGTTGCTGACGAAGTTATAAAATATATCATGGCTCTTGGAGGGAAACATGCAGACAATGCCACTTGTCTAATACTTAGACTATCTAATTGGGGAAATTGGCCAAACATAGATCGTACTGGTGCGATAAGAGAAGAGAAGTTACTAGCAGCTTCTCAGCTCGACAGAACGGAGGATTAA
- the RSM19 gene encoding mitochondrial 37S ribosomal protein uS19m (similar to Saccharomyces cerevisiae RSM19 (YNR037C); ancestral locus Anc_6.354): MRQCLLLLSRSAWKGPHIVPLPIKEAMAKGTAIRTNARSATVLPQFVGLKFQVHNGKEYVAFEVEEDMVGKKLGEFVPTRKRFSYTQTKNK, encoded by the coding sequence ATGCGTCAGTGTCTCCTGTTGCTTTCCCGTTCCGCTTGGAAAGGCCCTCACATTGTTCCTCTTCCAATTAAAGAAGCCATGGCTAAAGGAACCGCAATTAGGACAAATGCTAGATCTGCAACCGTATTACCACAATTTGTTGGCTTAAAGTTCCAAGTTCACAACGGGAAAGAATATGTAGcttttgaagttgaagaagatatgGTAGGGAAGAAGCTTGGAGAGTTCGTTCCAACACGGAAGAGATTTAGTTATACGCAAACCAAGAacaaatga
- the DBP6 gene encoding putative ATP-dependent RNA helicase DBP6 (similar to Saccharomyces cerevisiae DBP6 (YNR038W); ancestral locus Anc_6.355) codes for MFAVRFDPNQVFEATPQEQNETGAIIPLKRAKSVEDDEDDDGEDNGDKDDNEDIEMKNANDKDIKHETADKHEFEDANADSSGEDDSSDEENRSDDQSVGSGEAFELKGSLGTNLNKSHSSVLSRFQKSMKLRDTREVADDSTNNDAAVVDEGTHQVLEHIPQPPIVRSTNFSESNDHKSIAWLHTTKVYYDNSMSKPFDSYSSELEPNLLSNIKRQFAGDTFPIQTVLLNNILPVLNFSLQTTRKNLTRRVGDILVNASTGSGKTLGYAIPIVQLLSKRNVNKLRALIILPTKLLINQVYETIRKLSQGTGLIISMSKLDCSLKEEHTKFLQNEPDILVTTPGRLVDHLNMSSLSLKNLSILVLDEADHLLNQSFQNWCPELMNRIKMDKNDNMPGNVIKMIFSATLTTNTEKLHGLQLYNPKLFVMDSVKLYNLPSTLQEYNIGIPTAKSIFKPLILLYLLDRLNNSKILVFVKSNEASLRLASLLNIMIGEKLGKQHIITSVNSNNTKSENRKLVNDFAVSASYSSANKVLITTDLMSRGIDINDITDVINYDLPIGSQQYVHRCGRTARARTEGNAFNLLVGKGEKTFWCQSIDNDMSRDVNGCVPRDWDSSNPEGDQETQEALPLSKISSDEEKLYKKCLEILKQKASSK; via the coding sequence ATGTTTGCTGTTAGGTTTGATCCCAATCAGGTGTTTGAAGCAACTCCTCAGGAGCAAAATGAAACGGGAGCTATTATTCCATTAAAGAGGGCAAAAAGTGTTGAggatgatgaggatgatgacGGTGAAGATAATGGTGACAAAGACGACaatgaagatattgaaatgaaaaatgcaaatgaCAAAGATATCAAGCATGAAACTGCTGATAAGCATGAATTTGAGGACGCGAACGCCGACTCTAGTGGTGAGGACGATTCttcagatgaagaaaatagaTCTGACGACCAATCTGTGGGTTCTGGTGAAGCTTTCGAACTAAAAGGTAGCTTGGGTACAAATTTGAATAAGAGTCATTCTTCTGTTCTGTCTAGATTTCAGAAGTCTATGAAGTTGCGTGATACACGCGAGGTAGCGGATGATTCAACGAACAACGATGCAGCCGTAGTAGATGAAGGAACGCATCAAGTGCTAGAACACATTCCTCAACCACCAATAGTCAGGAGCACCAACTTCTCTGAGTCGAATGATCACAAATCCATTGCATGGCTTCATACCACAAAAGTGTATTACGATAACTCTATGAGTAAACCATTCGATTCTTATTCAAGTGAATTAGAACCAAATCTTCTCAGtaatatcaaaagacaaTTTGCCGGCGATACATTCCCAATCCAAACCGTACTGCTGAATAATATTCTGCCTGTGCTAAACTTTTCTTTACAAACCACGAGAAAGAATTTAACAAGAAGAGTGGGTGACATTCTAGTCAATGCTTCCACTGGTTCTGGTAAAACTTTAGGCTATGCAATTCCTATAGTTCAACTGCTATCGaaaaggaatgtaaataaacTTCGAGCTCTTATCATCCTTCCAACTAAATTACTAATCAACCAAGTATATGAAACAATAAGAAAGTTATCTCAGGGAACAGGACTTATAATAAGTATGTCGAAGTTAGACTGCTCcttgaaagaagaacatACTAAATTTCTGCAGAACGAACCAGATATCTTGGTCACAACTCCTGGTAGATTAGTTGATCATTTGAATATGAGTTCACTCAGtctaaaaaatttatccaTTTTAGTATTAGATGAAGCTGATCATTTACTGAATCAATCGTTTCAAAATTGGTGTCCTGAGCTCATGAATAGAATCAAGATGgacaaaaatgataatatgCCAGGCAACGttataaaaatgatttttaGTGCGACTTTGACAACAAACACGGAAAAGTTACATGGTCTTCAGCTTTACAACCCGAAATTATTTGTCATGGATTCTGTGAAGTTATACAATCTACCTTCAACATTGCAAGAGTACAATATAGGCATACCAACAGCAAAAAGTATTTTCAAGCCGTTAATTTTGTTGTATCTACTTGATAGACTGAATAATTCCAAGATACTAGTCTTTgtaaaatcaaatgaagcGTCTTTACGGTTAGCATCCCTGCTAAATATTATGATTGGTGAAAAGCTAGGAAAACAGCACATAATAACCTCAGTCAACTCAAATAATACAAAGAGCGAGAATAGAAAGTTGGTAAATGATTTTGCTGTTTCTGCATCATACTCATCAGCAAATAAGGTTCTCATAACCACTGACTTAATGTCAAGAGGTATCGATATTAATGATATCACAGATGTAATTAACTATGACTTGCCCATTGGGTCGCAGCAATATGTCCATAGATGTGGAAGAACAGCAAGAGCCCGGACAGAGGGTAATGCTTTTAACTTACTAGTCGGGAAGGGTGAGAAAACTTTCTGGTGCCAAAGTATTGACAACGATATGAGCAGAGATGTAAATGGATGTGTACCAAGAGATTGGGACTCATCAAATCCAGAAGGCGATCAGGAGACACAGGAAGCTCTTCCGTTATCTAAAATTTCATCGGATGAAGAAAAGCTATACAAAAAGTGCTTAGAAATCTTGAAGCAAAAGGCTAGTAGTAAATGA
- the SRB8 gene encoding Srb8p (similar to Saccharomyces cerevisiae SRB8 (YCR081W); ancestral locus Anc_6.356) — protein sequence MTPSKYLLTPPDELHSYVAPKESHLTPVYPDFEPWRHKREDDEILLNFVAKGYYAPSKVNFESISARSSLQESLPKLSDQLGDQFSKILHIREQEINRISAKDNSNKLPLFSDLSGPGFLLPSRVTLTDHRRELWLQELSSPYASLAKLSKHIPHGLKRRQVLEKCYMRQIPLKRAMWLIKCCYSMEWKNRMTKARQSSDSSNDINAQLTKEWTDNFVFILEKLIFDMNQNDNDPVQLKRWRTEVGYFLKLLGNCYSLRLIDKMVFHHWLIEFGAKVENFEFLPLTLHIITVFWDDISQPTEKAQVSQSLFLMPKMAEMLLYKYYMVSHSKSMINDEKYIINDIKKNAKIKESILSILRILIGRIFQNKSLEAFIFPNSSWDLYKPILYEIANSFSSNPENASEIRKKLELISYRNESIMFNGTLDSEDTETESRNEQGLDKSDNDIVLLKTVDTDFTKKLNDNPVEFDWPAYVDRNMLHTSHIRQLFLWAIHPYQKSRYEANELVVKILLLKVNSVERFQEFVIEDIIWSMVFQLAKISEMDRNLLMCDRSLYRLLNILITYGILKVPTYIRKLISSGVLYVPESNDKFVHCDILINLKVSPLMKSQYNMVLKNVMEYNASYYEKHNYDQLLLQAEELKQKIMNEENLNNLSYSLSVKIVAADWYLTEICSGNLLLVDRTTIVKFFQIFCIHLDAFHHFYKWIEFIVYHQLLSDIGALEALIDILLCYGKLFSQYINDHILFTKTFIYIYMKALKEKDFGSYAVTSFMVFWKFFMKSFAYALKIDGELKSELSKVYDEEKSKLERITKNKSELLLVYNAINGDESKLSMGSFPETFQTSLRGFLNGKNNEKEKKRFRNNLLLLMTTKREYNKFMSIYLKRKDFTFSDLLLLISYKLLTLDQIQSILSVTFVLKLLAIKNVDNGLYFEYHKDQYIRSNFETILATCLLDLTQNYTLFLEILIKYGMHSKLSAVTNKIVIELLKKDRSTSTHVIYDILNFGVPRLHESDDATEEEMKPSELYSLMNFNNLWMLQAYTAYYVEDIMKEDLANQALHDYLFEVIEVTNVGCLRAHIFDKISNIPTIQTIAQIYEGDFFNDYLAEDGNQKGAVSMIVDIITSLSKRVNGDLTMSNSLFQSLKNNLSRFANMDEKSLEKSQSILNNYLKMFAIHQNFIFKCIASSIQEDDTKSTIKIIDEIYLLFEKITFDLKLKLILYEILSSLKSHCIYISTTRQEGNGPRFECPKRLLELPPFQISSFIKRAGDFEPIEEADIGIETLPVDSGKTANRWFLFNKKEGQYWNKLNIEPYYEINNFQSENASCFNNSCLNLSLFNAGFEKKNPK from the coding sequence ATGACGCCAAGCAAGTACTTACTAACTCCTCCAGATGAATTGCATTCGTACGTTGCCCCTAAAGAAAGTCATCTTACACCTGTATACCCAGATTTCGAACCATGGCGTCATAAGAGGGAGGATGATGAGATATTACTGAATTTTGTTGCAAAGGGCTACTATGCACCATCTAAGGtaaattttgaaagcatATCAGCAAGATCCTCTCTGCAAGAATCACTTCCAAAACTGTCTGATCAGCTGGGAGATCAATTTTCGAAGATACTCCATATAAGAGAGCAAGAGATCAATCGAATTTCGGCCAAGGACAACTCTAATAAATTGCCTTTATTTAGCGATTTGAGCGGTCCAGGATTTTTGCTGCCAAGTAGAGTAACATTAACGGATCACAGAAGAGAATTATGGCTGCAAGAGCTTAGTTCCCCATATGCGTCATTAGCTAAATTATCGAAGCACATTCCTCATGGGCTAAAGAGGAGGCAGGTGCTCGAAAAGTGCTATATGAGGCAAATACCTTTGAAAAGGGCTATGTGGCTTATAAAATGTTGCTATTCAATGGAGTGGAAAAATAGAATGACAAAAGCTCGTCAAAGTTCAGATAGCAGCAATGATATAAATGCTCAGCTTACGAAGGAATGGACAGATAACTTCGTTTTTATATTGGAAAAACTAATATTTGACATGAATcaaaatgataatgatCCTGTACAATTGAAGCGGTGGCGCACTGAAGTGGGCTATTTTTTAAAGCTCTTGGGTAATTGCTACTCACTGAGACTAATAGACAAAATggtttttcatcattggCTAATCGAGTTTGGAGCAAAAGTAGAAAACTTTGAGTTTCTTCCTTTAACGTTACATATTATCACAGTATTTTGGGATGATATTTCTCAACCAACAGAAAAAGCACAAGTATCACAGTCTTTATTTTTAATGCCAAAGATGGCAGAAATGCTTTTATACAAGTATTACATGGTGTCCCATAGCAAGTCAATgataaatgatgaaaaatatattatAAATGACATAAAAAAGAACGCAAAGATCAAAGAATCAATTTTATCCATCTTGCGAATATTAATCggcagaatttttcaaaataagtCTCTTGAAGctttcatttttccaaaCTCCAGCTGGGATTTATACAAGCCTATCTTATATGAAATTGCAAACTCATTTAGTAGCAATCCAGAAAATGCAAGCGAAATAAGGAAAAAACTAGAGTTGATCAGCTACAGGAATGAATCCATCATGTTCAATGGGACACTGGATTCGGAAGACACAGAGACGGAATCAAGAAATGAGCAGGGTCTTGATAAATCTGACAACGATATTGTATTACTTAAAACAGTTGATACTGACTTTacaaaaaagttgaatgaTAACCCAGTTGAATTTGATTGGCCAGCCTATGTCGATAGAAATATGCTACACACTTCACATATTCGGCAACTATTTCTATGGGCTATACACCCTTATCAAAAGTCACGTTACGAGGCCAATGAGTTGGTAGTTAAAATTCTACTTTTAAAGGTGAACTCCGTGGAAcgttttcaagaatttgtaATCGAAGATATAATCTGGTCAATGGTTTTCCAACTGGCTAAAATATCTGAAATGGACAGAAATTTGTTGATGTGCGATAGATCCTTATATCGCCTGCTTAATATACTAATAACTTAtggaattttgaaagtccCCACATATATTAGGAAACTTATCAGTTCTGGTGTACTGTATGTGCCGGAATCCAATGATAAGTTTGTCCATTGTGATATTCTCATCAATTTAAAAGTTTCTCCTCTAATGAAAAGTCAGTACAATATGGTATTAAAGAATGTAATGGAGTATAATGCGAGCTACTACGAAAAACATAATTACGATCAACTGCTCTTGCAGGCTGAAGAACTTAAACAGAAGATAATGAATgaggaaaatttgaataatcTTTCATATTCTCTTAGTGTTAAGATTGTCGCAGCCGATTGGTATCTCACTGAAATATGCTCAGGAAATCTTTTGCTTGTTGATAGGACCACCATTgtcaagttttttcaaattttttgcattcATCTTGATGCATTCCACCATTTCTACAAGTGGATAGAGTTCATTGTGTATCATCAGCTCCTCAGCGACATTGGAGCGCTCGAAGCCCTTATTGACATATTGTTATGTTATGGAAAGCTATTTTCACAGTACATCAATGATCACATCCTCTTTACTAAAACCtttatttatatttatATGAAGGCACTCAAGGAGAAGGATTTTGGTTCCTATGCAGTAACATCATTCATGGttttttggaaattctTCATGAAGAGCTTCGCGTATGCCttaaaaattgatggaGAGCTGAAATCGGAATTATCGAAGGtttatgatgaagaaaaaagcaaGCTAGAAAGAATTACGAAAAATAAGAGCGAACTTCTGTTAGTATATAATGCAATCAATGGGGATGAATCCAAACTTTCAATGGGAAGTTTTCCGGAAACCTTCCAGACGTCATTGCGTGGTTTTCTCAATGGAAAgaataatgaaaaggagaagaaaCGATTTAGGAACAATCTTTTACTTCTCATGACGACCAAGAGAGAATATAACAAGTTTATGTCAATATACCTTAAGAGAAAAGATTTCACTTTTTCTGATCTTTTACTTCTTATATCCTACAAGCTGCTGACACTAGATCAAATCCAAAGTATTTTAAGCGTTACCTTTGTATTGAAGCTGCTTGCGATCAAGAATGTTGATAATGGGTTATATTTTGAGTACCATAAGGATCAATATATCAGGAGTAACTTCGAGACTATTCTGGCCACATGTCTTCTTGATTTAACGCAAAATTATACTCTGTTCCTCGAAATTCTGATTAAATATGGTATGCACTCGAAACTATCTGCTGTTACGAATAAAATAGTGATAGAACTTCTAAAAAAAGATAGGTCTACAAGTACACATGTGATTTATGATATCTTGAACTTTGGAGTTCCAAGGCTGCatgaaagtgatgatgcaacagaagaagagatgaagCCATCTGAGCTGTACTCTCTGATgaatttcaacaatcttTGGATGCTGCAAGCATATACAGCATATTATGTTGAGGATATCATGAAAGAAGATTTAGCAAACCAAGCTTTACATGATTATCTGTTTGAAGTAATAGAGGTGACAAATGTAGGTTGCCTTCGCGCCCATATATTCGATAAAATCAGCAACATTCCAACAATACAAACTATTGCTCAAATTTATGAGggtgattttttcaatgattaTCTGGCGGAGGATGGAAATCAAAAAGGTGCCGTATCCATGATTGTAGATATCATAACCagtctttcaaaaagggTAAACGGTGATTTGACCATGTCAAACAGCCTCTTTCAATCACTGAAGAATAATTTATCTCGTTTCGCCAACatggatgaaaaatcattggAAAAGTCTCAATCGATTCTGAATaactatttgaaaatgttcGCCAtacatcaaaatttcatattcaaatgTATTGCCTCATCCATACAGGAAGATGATACAAAAAGCACGATCAAGATAATCGATGAAATATATTTGcttttcgaaaaaattacatttgatttgaaattgaaattaaTCTTGTATGAAATTTTGTCATCATTAAAATCACactgtatatatatatccaCAACAAGACAAGAGGGCAATGGTCCAAGATTCGAATGTCCAAAGAGATTACTAGAACTGCCgccatttcaaatatcctcttttatcaaaagagcTGGCGATTTTGAACCGATAGAAGAGGCCGATATTGGGATTGAAACACTTCCAGTTGATTCAGGAAAGACTGCGAATAGATGGTTTTTGTttaacaaaaaagaaggacAATACTGGaataaattgaatattGAGCCGTATTACGAAATAAACAATTTTCAGTCTGAAAACGCAAGCTGTTTCAACAATTCATGTTTAAATTTGAGTTTATTCAATGCAGGTtttgagaagaagaatcCCAAATAA